In one Planctomycetota bacterium genomic region, the following are encoded:
- a CDS encoding terpene cyclase/mutase family protein has protein sequence MRTTRRMLWFWASVACAASAGTSGLPKMALSEKTRQVVLDGLRYLARTQNRDGSWSGRGGYSRNVGVSALACMAFMANGSQPGRGEFGENIDRGLDFILSNVRRDGYISAGADSRMYEHGFATLFLGEAYGMTQRPDIADKLRLAVALIQRSQKHADGGWRYDPSPLAESDISVTVCQIMALRSARNAGIKVPKECIDRAVNYVKQSCLPDGSFCYMLHSRSRGSYALLSAGVSSLYGAGEFDCPELKRALALFEQETPRNISHRGPISHYYSYAHYYASQAAYHAGGRYWSAYYPAISKELTETQEANGSWQDTFGEAYGTAMACLVLQLPYQYLPIFQRLGAEEAALLRKEAPVGPE, from the coding sequence ATGAGGACGACGCGCCGAATGCTGTGGTTCTGGGCCTCCGTCGCCTGTGCGGCGAGTGCGGGCACCAGCGGCCTGCCGAAGATGGCGCTCTCCGAGAAGACACGGCAGGTGGTGCTCGACGGCCTGCGGTACCTGGCGCGCACGCAGAACCGCGACGGCTCGTGGTCGGGCCGCGGCGGCTACAGCCGCAACGTGGGCGTGAGCGCGCTGGCCTGCATGGCCTTCATGGCCAACGGCAGCCAGCCCGGGCGAGGCGAGTTCGGCGAGAACATTGACCGCGGCCTCGACTTCATCCTGAGCAACGTGCGCCGCGACGGCTACATCAGCGCCGGGGCCGACTCGCGCATGTACGAGCACGGCTTCGCCACACTCTTCCTCGGCGAAGCCTATGGCATGACGCAGCGGCCCGACATCGCCGACAAGCTCCGCCTCGCCGTCGCCCTCATCCAGCGCTCTCAGAAGCACGCCGACGGCGGCTGGCGTTACGACCCCTCGCCGCTGGCCGAGTCGGACATCTCGGTGACCGTGTGCCAGATCATGGCCCTGCGCTCCGCGCGCAACGCCGGCATCAAGGTGCCCAAGGAGTGCATAGACCGCGCGGTGAACTACGTCAAGCAGAGCTGCCTGCCCGACGGCTCCTTCTGCTACATGCTCCACAGCCGCTCGCGCGGGTCCTACGCACTGCTCTCGGCCGGCGTCAGCTCGCTCTACGGCGCCGGCGAGTTCGACTGCCCCGAGCTCAAGCGTGCCCTCGCCCTGTTCGAACAGGAGACGCCCCGCAACATCTCTCACCGCGGGCCGATCAGCCACTACTACTCCTATGCCCACTACTATGCCTCGCAGGCCGCCTACCACGCCGGCGGCCGCTACTGGAGCGCCTACTACCCCGCCATCTCGAAGGAACTCACCGAGACGCAGGAGGCCAACGGAAGCTGGCAAGACACCTTCGGCGAGGCCTACGGCACCGCCATGGCCTGTCTCGTGCTCCAGCTCCCCTACCAGTACCTGCCCATCTTCCAGCGGCTCGGGGCCGAGGAGGCCGCGTTGCTGAGGAAGGAGGCACCCGTTGGCCCCGAATGA